The nucleotide window tcttcttctttgtaaCTTCTTCTCAATGAAACTCAACAATGTCACACATTTCATTGGGTTCTTGTAGGCTTATGAATATGATAATTGAATGACATTAGGAATAATTTTGAACAAGTGTAAACGTATTCTCAAtgcattttgttattttattaatgcATATTTACCTAGAGATTATTGTAAAGTTTTCCTAGTATGCCATGGACAATGAATATTTGTGCATATTACCTCGccaaaaaagatatttttaaatttatttctactAAGTGTGCATTTGCTTGTATATCCtcataaaaacaatatttatgtATTCGAACTTATTATATATGGATATCAATCACCAAAAACTTCAAACtacatgaaattaatcaaaaataattaatttgatgaatttggtaattattctaaaaaaaatagtaattaaaaaaaataattttaaatttatccctaaaataatttatatggtAGAAcctaccatttttttaatactttggAGCATTAATTAAAGGCATTGATTTCAGCTTTAACCATAAAGAATTAGTCATTCATAAAAGCCAATAGTTAGAAATTGGTGACTTTATAGAAGTCATCTTCCCTAGTTACGGAAAGGAGAAGTGTTCGGTTTCAAATACTGTGCATCATTGTGCACATAActacaaaattataaacaaccTAAACCTAAGCCTAAACCCTACACTACACcccacaaaatatatatatatatacctaattTTATGAATAACGGTCAACaacaatgatttaaaaaccggaccggaccggccggttcaaccggttcaaccgggaaccggccggtAAACCGGTCCGGTTAGTAATATATACTACAAAagaaccggaccggccggttcaaccggttcaaccggtgaaccggtgaaccggttggaccggaccggttaatttattgatttaattaatttatttaattaatttattttataattaaaaacttatatcaacttaataaactaattaactccgtccaaattttaaaaagacaaaaaagtcaaaaaaataaaaaacaaaatgcataaaaaatatcaatatattataatttattattattaatttattatgattaacttataattttacactaatcaataattaaactcattaaagttaaagtgttaaaccaaatatttgaacggtttggtttttaatttttttaatcattattgttgttgttgtatacttgtagacttatatttttatttaattctttatttttttcaatatttgttgtatagttgtatttttttgtatatttgtatttttgaaaaatttttaatttttatgtaaaagttaaaactttatgaccttataaaggtaatttaaatttgcaatatgtaatttttgtatctttttttattatttttttctttatttttttgaaattatttttttacttatttttttaatgtttttttaaatttttttaaatatttatttatttgaaaaaattaaatccggttgaaccggccggttcaaccggttcaaccggttggaCCGGAACCGGTTGCTTAACCGGTTCGACAACCGGTccggttattaaaacattggTCAACAATAGAGACATAAGGgacttgattttaaaattagGCAAGTTAAGTATAACCTTGTAAGCCAATGTTTACAAGTTgtcatttttaattcattttttttttctttctgggAAACACATTTTAAAGCCcaaattgaataaatttatattgttcatggcccaaataaataattttataatttcagagttaaaataaataataacaaaaactttACTACTTGGCTTTAAACCAATTTTATGTCATTATAagatcaaaattataaaattttacaaattatttttttaccacaCTGCATTAACTGCTttgcataattttaaaaaaaatcgagattgctttttttaataaaaatttcaggtgcccatttggataaaaaaacaaaaaaaatatataaaatttaatcacTTAAACAATGTTTTGGTCCTATTtgtaaaattagaagaaaatctTATGATTATTCTTCTTCACCCACGAACTAGTCATCAAAGCAGAGACTTTTGAGAGGCTGGCTTCTTTGTTTTCACAGTCTCCGACTGTGAACCATGGCATCAGCGACGGCGATCAAAGAGCTTGAGCGAGATCTCGAAGCCCAAGCCAAAGCCCTCAGCAAAATTCAGAAAGGCAAGCATCCTTCTCCTTCTACTTCTATTTCCCTTCAAATTTCCAAACCCTAACTCCAAGTGACTTCACCcatccatctctctctctactctctcttcctcttcagACTTCTCCAAGAACCATCAAGTGAGGAAGCAGTACACTATCCAGCTTGGAGAGAATGAGCTTGTTCACAAGGTCAGCTGCCTTTTTTCTCGTCAATTTGGTTGATGAATGCTCTGGTTTTTCTCCTTTTAGATCGTTGGATTGCTTGATTGTAGGAGTTGGATCTTTTGAAGGAGGATGCAAATGTGTACAAGTTGATTGGACTGATGGTTGTGAAGCAAGACAATACTGACAATACTGAGGCCAGAGGCCATGCTCGTAGCACCCTTTTGTAATATATTATGTTTGGTTGAATGAAGGAGTGgtactaatttatttattttatttggttgggAGGAGTGGGGAGAGGTATAATGTGTATTTgaccaatttatttttttatataaaaattttttttttaatttattactattattattattattattaaatcaatAACTACATAACACATTTTTTAccttttagtatttttatattttttgcataaattttttattaataattttaaaataatattaaaaattaagaatgaatgaaaataatacgTTCGTGGCgataaaaattttttatgaaaatctcaTACTCCTGTCCACATTAAATTACATGTTATTAatggtgattttattttttattgtatgaaAACTTACATTACAAAAATCAggagttaattaaaaaaaacttttgcgGAAAATGTTCATAGCACCATGAAATTCGATATATttcgttaaaaaaatataatgcatAGATGAACTATTTATTAGCACAATATAGAAACCATATAAAGTGGTGTAAGTGATGCTTTTACACCATGATTGCAATATTGTGAtacttcacattttttttaacacaataaCAAATCCAAGAACAAGCCACTTTCAATGCATTAAAAATATCTCCCTGAGGCAAATGCTGGCAACAAGtaaacaatataaatagatgacaAATGGTTCTTCTCATGCCACTTTTAAGTTCAAACTACATAAGGCAAAATATGTCACTCATGATTGAATACAAGGCATAGTACACCCATAATAGCATTTTGCTATCAgtaaaaacacaagtaaaatatGTTCTAGACATAgataaaaatactaattcttCAAGAAGATCTTTCTCCTAACAATTACATAGTGAAATTATTAAGATCACCAAGCATCCCACTTAAAATAAACTCCTTGCGGTGTTCCACTGGACAACCAAGTACTGCATTCAACAAGTTAGCATTCATCACAAGTTTGGTATAAGTATTATGAAGCATTGGTGGCTGAAATCCTAAGTCCAGTAGGATTTGATATTTCTCTGTTGGAGATATTGGAGTTTTCTTTGCAATGAACTCACTAGAAGACTTAATATTCTCTACAATAAGCTGACCAGAACTCTTAATTGCATATGTCACTTTCTCTATTGCATTTTTCATCCCTTCACcaacctctttctctttatcaATAGATTTTTTGGACTTCTTGTTGCCACCACTACCACCATGGGAAGAAGGAGAGACATGCTCAAAAGGTGAAGGTGGCACCATGTCCACATCATTATCTACAAAATATTGTACATTTTGACCTAAAAATTGAGACATAGTGGGATCAATGTTATAAGTGAAATCAGTGAAATCCTCTATAGCATTGAAACTTGGACACTTTCGTAGCTCTGAAATAGTTACAGAATGATTTTCCATAGCTCTATCCTTCCATTACACAATGACCATTTTATCATAGTGTGGAACAAcagtttgaatatatatatatatatatatatatatatatatatatatatatatatatatattagcttgAGGCTTCACCTACATTATTACTTTATAATTAGATTACTTGTTTCCAagatgtaataatatatataaaaaaaatatacatatgagTATATAAAATATGGATAATTAAAACTGAGTTCTAATTCTATCCCATTTGAACATAGTTAAAACAATTCATCTTAACcaatttatacaaattttacCTTGATGAGATCATTCCATACTTCTGGTTCAGTCATCCATATTTGTGTTATTAGATCTATGGTGAATCTACTCGAGTCATTCTTGAAGATATCATAAGCATCGGGAAGTGTAAGATCTTCCATTGACTCTTCACTTGATTCTTTTCAATCTTGGCATTGAAATTCTTTGCAAGTTCATCAACAATATTATCATAAGCCTTGGAAATGAAAGTGTCATTCACCTTTAACCCCATGTTATATTGGTTTAGAAATGCATCAACTAACACAGCATCCATTGCAGGTGTCCATACTAGCATTTTTTATATGCTTCCTTCCCCCACGTCATTCTTTTTGGATGACATGATGTTCAAGGCAAAATAATTCAcatgaatataataaaaacctcAATAAGAAATCAAACCTCAATAAGCTCTACATAAAAACCTACAACATCCTTAGTTCAAAGGAGATCAAAcataacaaacaataaaaaatcaaacacaacaaaGAAGCAAAAAGGAAATTAATATAAAGACAAAGTTAATTAGGTCTATAGATTATTGTGATGTGTAATCTCTCCATATTGCATCAGACAATTAATCTCTTAAACACTCTCCTTGCACAGAATCTTCACTATTAATTCTATGAGTATAATACTCATTATCAGTTACTTCTTCACTTGCTGGTTCTGCATCAAGCTCTGCTATAAGGTCATCATCGGGATCCACAAACAtcaaataattatgtaaaatataacaagctaaaattattgaattatgaGTTTTCACTCCATAGCGGGCATCAAAAGCATTTGAAATTATAATGAACCATTTCTTCAAAAGTCCAAAAACTTGTCCAATGACATTATGCAATGTGCATGACGGAGATTAAATAATTCACGATAATCTTGTGGAGGGCTTCTTGATGAATACTCTTTTTCAAATGATAATGCACACCGCTATAAGGTGTAATCAGTccttttaataaaatgaatccAGCATCTACGAGGtaatattttcttgaattgcaACATGTATATTAATAAAGCTTTACCTTAAACCAAGCAAACATATTTGAGGTAGaaacggaaaaaaaaaacccaaataacAATTGATTTACCAGTAGGAATTTTTAGACTATCCTCTCCTCTCCCCTCAATGCATCTTTTGTAATTCTAGAACCTGATGCAAGTCCTTCCCATTCAATAAGCACATACGTAAATTTTAAGTCAAGTGTGCATGCTGCTAGGATGTTTTGTGTTGGATAATCTTTGCTACCATGGTACTTAGGAGCATCTTCACGAGCGAATTTTACAAGTATATGTGTACCATCAATTGCACTGACACAATCCTTATATATGAACattgtataatatataaatattagaatTCATGTTTTTGTCAACTATGTGAAATGGATGTATATATGCTAATATGTATAAAAGTTTACCTTGaagtatagaaaaaaaaaaaaaatctttcattgCAATGAATCTCATTAAAGACAGTTAGACtggataaaaaatttatcttctAATTGGATtatggattttatcacattatgCAAATGAAAGCTAATAGTCTGCCCTAAACTTCAAAACCAGAAGTTTACTTCACGATTCTTGGCACTATGTGTCAAAATATATAGTCTTTGCAAATTGTTCTTCCACACTTGCACATCATGTAGGTCTTAGGCCACCTTCACTCTCTAACATTTCAGCTAATCTCCAAAATTCATGAGGTCTCATTCTCACTATATTACGATCGACTAGACTGACTATTCATAATATGACTCATTAtctcatttttattatgttcTCTTTCTGAGCTCATTATAtaagttatttttcttttatgagaATGTTTTTGGATGAAGTGACATTGAGTAATAAGACAAATGACATGAGCTACCATAGTTTGAACAGTATTCCACCAGCCTATCACTTCCTCATTTTCCatctaaatttgataaatatataaattatgagaaCTATTTAAAcaatcatgtaaaaaaaaaatcaacacttataattatttgttaatgaCAAGTGTAATAAACTTAAAAGGAACAAGactaaattacaaaaacaaattaaatataggAATTACTTGTCAATGGTTCGAATTTCACTTGCAATTCTTGTAAACTTTTGCTTTTACAACTGCATAAATCTTTCTCCAGTGGAAATTAAAATGTTGagaaaataagtattttataatgtttagaaaattatatGGAAAGATAAATTAGAATGGATCAgagtattttataatatatggaaAAAAGTCATTAATATATGGAATAAAGTATTTTATAATGATTAGAAaactataaaagaaaattagaatgTACTATTTTAATTAAGATATAACGATTTTAAATGAGATGAATTAGTGTTGATAGTTgatattcttattaattaattaattaacaagaattgcttgataagtgtttgtgtgataagaatgcgaagtgttctttccttatgttgagcattacttttatcgggttttaacactaatatgtgtgtatttatgttactttgatgcatatagggttgtgaagccgaatcttagagaaagaagccaatgtagatcgtgagtgcaccatttggaggaaatcttgagaaggttcaaacgtgaagacataagtcgggttcaagatgctagaatgtgtggcaacctccttgtattcaagctagcacaatgatttggaggggcacaaaggcagtcacattctaagtattccggcttgtgcatgtgtaacaagatctccaccaatacggccgtttattgaagaagcaaagtgatctacgacgtaaacgtgtgcccgtttacgttacctcgatgaaagcatggtttcgggagtgtttcggactagcactgtagtagggtactgtagcagtattgaAGCAAAAATACTGTAACATGCACTGTTCATAACCGCCGTAAGAAGGAGTTagccagagaagccacacgggcgtgtggaaattacacacgcccgtgtgttaattccacaaacccgtgtggaatatccacaggggcgtgtggattcccgattccagctctttaaaagccgatttcagccccaatttcagcattcttttcttcatcttttccctaacttgagagagggttgaggctagagttttgagacgTATTacctagggattgggagaggttctacggctctgacatcacgctccttttggaagaagattagtgggagaactttcgtcggcaccgatccggcgaggtgtatcctaggccggacaaagggacctttggacgagtaggggactctccacaagaccatcgtcacgactatcgagggggttttctatggattgattgcttttacattcgattccattgattgtaattagctccatgaagagctaaaccccctagtgggtacttggattgtgaaccctaggatgtattcgtttcattgaaccttgttattatgctttcattaattaatgtttttattgagttccaatattgaatgcattgattgtatgaatactcccttagagtgacactagggttgagagttcttgttggtaacccttatgattgagtgacacaccacgagagttagacaaagctaaattggagagagttgagagggtgagtcgagaggtagcagagcattccttttcccctccaatgtgatttattctacttccaattccttgagttctttatggtcatagtagagtgaatggactaagggatgaccttccattggggcttagttgcgagtgcaatggagtgaagcgttgaagtgattttaacatctagggcttaattgtgactagggaccttctgcctggaccaaagggttaggtctacatataggaagaagatttatcacttggaattcctagaactcattgcaattctatacgagtgcgaggttgagagattgttcaatttatcctccgggacatgtatagggttaggcatggttgaccttagatttgggaccatgtattaaaggatctccacgactcattaatgcattagttaggaagcataatagagggtttttgcacttgaaacgattgtcctaggcggatcaatatctgagtaccccatttatatcgattgccttacctctcctttacttgtgctctctctctctcttgtctcttttacttttgtttgcattacatcttgtcacacaaatcactattcatatttcacttagttaagaaacaattttagtatttttactccctactcattgggattttattactttgacaaacccgtgcacttgcgggacatatgcaaggggcgttgtcagttgTCCTGATTAATAAGCCCTGTTAAATGAGATTGATGAGTTTAaatgttgtaatttaattaGAAATGCTATTATCATCTTAATTATCctaattattatcttatttagtattattatacTTTATAAACTAAGATAACAAGATTTCTACTCAAATGTTGGATAATGAGACAAATGTAAGATttctattcaaataaataaatgaagataaattttactcaatttaaattaaattaatattactaATAAGTTGTATATgaagaaattacaaaaaatgaCTTaaaattgaaaggaaaaaaaaatcaaaacttacaGAAATTCTTTggataaaattttatctttatccTCAAGCTAGATATTTGGAAAATCCTATTATCTAAATGTAAGATTGAtgaaaaccaaattaaattagaataaaCACTTaaatatggtttaaaaaaataaacaaactcaCAACCTTTTGGAAATTCGATGTGGCAATGCCGGGAGCTGTGATCGGATCTCTTCCGACACTACGATCACGGATCTCTTCTGGCACTGTGATCACGGATACCCCCCCTCCTCCTCCTTACATCCCCAACCAAACAAGCATGACTCCCTCTCACCCCTCACCACCCCTCTAaaatcccccaaccaaacaagggGTACGGCATTTGgaggacaagtaaaacaacaagaagaaaccGGTGAGtgtatatttctttttggttttgcaAACATGTTTCAttgtacattttattatttttcctaacATTATATGTTAGTTTAATTTGCTTATTTTGGGTCAAGTGAtgtaattttgttgatgaatttgatttttatgcATTGCTAAAAATTTCTATTGAGGTAGTGTTTTGGATCTGTAACTCAAAACAAAATAGGGTTTATGATTATTATCCAATAATGAATTTGATCTAGTATATAATCTTAGCACTTAAGTGTTGGTTAATTATATGCTTTGATGCCTACCTACGGTCTTAGTTTTCGGGAATATCAAGTTCCTTGAGCCAATGCTTCCCTCAGTTATTACTATGCTTATTTTGAGTCAAGTAATGGaattatgttgatgaatttgGCTCCTATGCATTGTTAGAAATCTCTAGGTATTGTTTGGATTTGTAACACATAACTAGAGAGGGTATATAATTGTTAGCtaatattgaatttattttattatataatcttaGCATCAGAGTTCTGCCAAATGCCATGCTTTGACACTTAGAGCCCCTTCAAGATTAGGGAATTTCAAGTCCGTTAGGCTAATATTTCCCTTAATTGTTTCTCATAATACCCTTAATCTGGTATTAGTATAAAGATCATCCATAAAGATTAATTAGTACCGTGATGAATCCATTAATTGTAAATCTTTTGATACATGACACCATGGATGGTTATGATGACAGagtaattgaaataaaaattttattagtcTGTAAAGTTAAGTTCATCAACAGTAAATCAAGATTTACTATATAAATAGAACAAGGAGTTGTCATGATTAGAGCAATGttcctttttgttttcaaatttcactataatttatatttaatcctATTTGATGATGTTTGATACTTGAAGGATTTCACTAagatccacacacacacacattttttttaaaaatgaaaaataaataagatggaAATCATATAATTTTTCTGAAAAATCATACCAATGAAGCAGTATTATCAGATATGAGAAAACCACCACCAGTTGTCCTTAGGAGTAGTACAAAATTTTATGTGGTTGTGAAACATTGTCATTAGATCTTGATCTTGTCGATAGTGCATGAACAAtcctttattcatttttatttttgatggttgtatatttaattattttacttcGGTTTGTTCTAGAATTTTTATGGACATATTGTTGATATTTCTTTATAGTAGtctttgatatttatcattgttttaaaCTTTTCAAGCTTATTACTAGCTTGCAAATCCTTTAGTTTTTGTTGtgtaaataattttaacttATATTTTACATGATTTGTAGGTACCTAATCTTTTAGTGCTCAAAAAACACTACGTGGGAATAATCATTCTCCCGAATCAAGTCATCAAGCGAACCCAAATTCGTTGAGTAtgcccattatttttttatatttaaaatagtttattattttaggtttttatatttgtgttttattattgcatacatcttatttattaattgtaatttttttttatttttagtggaatGACAATTTTTAAAtggcattgattgttttaatttttgtaaattaattaattgtgtgAGATAtgaaattattcataatatatttatagatttaaTTATGGTTatattaagaaattaattattaatataaagatTTTACCAACGATGTAGCCGTTGCTAAAActaaacatgtattttttttaatatatatctatagtaACGGATGTTGTAAtcattgataaatcaaatggatttattCCAACAAATGTTGTAACCGTTGGTATAGGTCTATGCGTATAAGAGTTTTACCAATGGCAAAAAAAGATGGAATATACATTTTACCATTGGTATAAGATAAATAAGTCTAAGGTGCTTTAACAAAAACTAGATCAAAAGTTACAAttatattccgttggtaaatcTCAAAAATCTTTTCCAATAGAAGCTATAATTGTTAGTGTAGATGTATATATACAAGACTtctactaataattaaaaaaatgttggaataaatatttttattgttggtatAGGGTAAGCAAGATGACGGTGCTTTCTTAATAGTATGACCAATAGTTTCAGTCATATTCCGTcggtaaaacaaataaatctatTCCAACAAATGCTATATCAGTTGCTATAGGTCTATACCTACAAGACTTTTACTGACAGTAAGAAAAGTGTTGGAATAGATAATTTTACAATTGATATAGGATTTTGGGACCTTTACCAACAGACTGTTGATTTTTATCAACATTTTTTATACCATCACTATAAGGAAATTTATTTGTAGATGCAGTATAGtttgcctattatatttgataAGTCTATTATGGAACAAAGTTTAGTCATTCCTAGGTGATATTGACATCGTCTTTTGAAACTGCCTCTTAGGTTCATTGTTTGATCTTGATTCATAGTTGTAGAGCTGCCCCTTGTCTTTGCAAGTCCAAATCTTGAACATCAGCTGGATCTTTGGCTAGTatttgggttttatttttttattttttatttttggatctTTGGTTATGTTTTTTTGCTTGTCCATATTATCAAAACATGTGAGAAAATCCCATTTTCTTGTTTGTTGATGGGAGAGACTAATTTAAGTGTAGTAGATACAAGAAAAAATCCACCATGTTAGAGGAAAGGCCTCTTCCCAATTCTAAGATGTGCTTTGACTTTTCACTGATAACAAGTGGGAACATTTTGATAGATTGatgtataataattaattttaactcttAGAAGAAGTGGCAATTGGCTAGCTGCATATTTGGTTCTTCCACTTTGAGTAAGTTCACAGTTTCTTGCATATATGTTATCAGGGGTGGAGGGACAGGGGGGCAAAGGGGCGGCTGCCTTCCTGTCGCCGGCAGGGTTAGTTCACCTTGTGGCCTGAGATGCCCTCTAGCCCCTTCTTCCGGTGACCGGCATCCCTCCTCAACTCCTCTAACCATGAGACTTCCCTCCTACCAATGTCCGCCCATCCACCCCCCCCCCTTCCCCTACTTGTAGCAgtgcaacaactaattttgaGTCCCTGACCAAATCACCAGCAAAGGAAGCGAGAACACCAAGCCGCCAGCCGAGGAACGCTTTGGGATTAAGGGTGACAATTGACAAGCAAGGGTCTAATCACATTTAAAATGGCCAATGAAAACTCGAAACGTGTTACTTTGCATCTTTAGTTAGTAGAGAAATACCCATTGGCATGTTGCATATCATTTGGTGCTAGTgctattaattatattatatatatatatattaatacataGTCTATCATAGGATTCAAATTAAGATTGTTAGTTGTTACAAAGTGATACACTTTCTCATCCaatttcatccattttgaaaGAGCTGAGAGCTTGGGAACAGCCGAACATGGAACctgaattattcttaataaaCAACACTTGCAAGTTGCAATATCCCATTATTTTCTCTccgacttttttttttatctctgtGCCTGGCGATCAGAGgaggtgaatttttttttaatcttcttatttgtttctttttttttgtaatttgtgaaaaaaattttacaaatttttcacAAATGTTTATGAACTAAGATTGATTAATGTAATATGTGGATTGATGtcatattattgattatttaatttagaGATGTGTCG belongs to Dioscorea cayenensis subsp. rotundata cultivar TDr96_F1 chromosome 17, TDr96_F1_v2_PseudoChromosome.rev07_lg8_w22 25.fasta, whole genome shotgun sequence and includes:
- the LOC120280992 gene encoding prefoldin subunit 6-like — protein: MASATAIKELERDLEAQAKALSKIQKDFSKNHQVRKQYTIQLGENELVHKELDLLKEDANVYKLIGLMVVKQDNTDNTEARGHARSTLL